In the genome of Enterococcus sp. DIV2402, the window TAGTTCTTCATCACTTAGTTCTTCTGTACTTAAGGTAATTGAATTCCAATGTTTTTTATTCATATGATAGCCAGCGACAATATCTGAATAAATTTCTCGCCACTCTTCATTTTTTTCTGGTTCACCTTTTAAAGTAATAATAGCTGTTTCCGAGAGTTCTGGACTCATCGTTCCAAACATTTTGCCGGCTACTTCAAAATAAATGGTTTGCCAATCTTCTCGATAATAAACTTTTGCAAAAGGCAATTGCTTACCAAATGCTTGCAGACGTTCATAGCGTTGTTGCATGCGCTTCACTCCTTTTTATTTTATTATAAGAGAGTTTCTTTTTTCTTGCTAAATTTTTTCTTAATTCTAAAGAAAAAGGGAAGCTGATTAATCTTTTGGCAAAGATATGGTATGATAAGTTGAATTTGTAATGAATATTTCATTTTACGTATGGAGGTTTTTTATGGGAATCCGAAGTTATTTTGCTGCATTTGTTGGCAAGACCTCACAATGGATACTAAAGAATTTTTTTAAGGGAGGATCAAGTCTTCCTGGAAAACTAGCATTATCAATTGATCCGCACATTCTAGATTACCTAGCAAAAGACTATCAAGTTGTAGTGGTTACTGGAACAAACGGCAAAACATTAACAACTGCCTTAACTGTGAATATTTTGCGTCAAGAATTTGATAATGTGTTGACAAATCCAACTGGTGCAAATATGGTGCAAGGAATTGTCTCTACTTTTCTTTCTGCGAAAAAAACAAGTGGGAAAAAATTTGCTGTCCTTGAAATTGATGAAGCCAGTCTAAGTAAAGTTACAGAGTACATCAAACCAGAATTATTTGTTTTTACAAATATTTTCCGCGATCAAATGGATCGTTATGGTGAAATTTATACAACGTATCAACTAATTGTTGATGGTGCAGCTAAATCACCAAACGCAACTATTTTAACCAATGGTGATTCACCAATTTTCAATTCAATCGATACCATTAATCCTCGTAAATATTACGGGTTCGATCATGAAGAAGATCATGAACAAATGGCACACTACAATACAGACGGCG includes:
- a CDS encoding MmcQ/YjbR family DNA-binding protein — translated: MQQRYERLQAFGKQLPFAKVYYREDWQTIYFEVAGKMFGTMSPELSETAIITLKGEPEKNEEWREIYSDIVAGYHMNKKHWNSITLSTEELSDEELEQMIQLSYNLVWQKISAKTRKELTK